A portion of the Desulfovibrio sp. Fe33 genome contains these proteins:
- a CDS encoding molybdopterin-dependent oxidoreductase has protein sequence MKEDNMLSRRLFLAVAAGTVVNIGLPGLFATVSEARQKSLAEEVRKDGKPRIPPGQTAIELIEDMGGKPGSPRIEDFRLRVHGEVEHPYTVDFEELMKFEQSDITCDIHCVTGWTLLDSSWRGVLLSTLLERARPKIDKGFIVIQAAHGYTTSIPLDDARKADVFLAHTLSGKPLPRANGAPVRAVVPDRYLYKSAKWVEGLKVVSRDELGYWEKRGYSNSADPWKEERYSR, from the coding sequence ATGAAAGAAGACAATATGCTCTCCAGACGCCTGTTCCTTGCCGTCGCAGCCGGAACCGTGGTCAACATCGGACTGCCCGGCCTGTTCGCCACGGTTTCGGAGGCCAGGCAAAAAAGCCTTGCAGAAGAAGTCCGAAAAGACGGAAAGCCCCGTATTCCCCCGGGCCAAACCGCCATCGAGCTCATTGAGGACATGGGCGGAAAACCCGGATCGCCCCGCATCGAGGATTTCCGTCTGCGCGTCCATGGCGAAGTAGAACACCCCTACACCGTGGATTTCGAGGAATTGATGAAGTTCGAGCAATCGGACATCACCTGCGACATCCACTGCGTGACCGGCTGGACCCTGCTCGATTCATCCTGGCGCGGCGTCCTTCTCTCCACCCTTCTGGAAAGGGCTCGCCCAAAAATCGACAAGGGGTTCATCGTCATCCAAGCCGCACACGGTTACACCACGAGCATACCGCTCGACGATGCGCGAAAGGCCGACGTCTTCTTGGCGCACACCCTTTCCGGCAAACCGCTGCCCCGGGCCAACGGCGCACCGGTAAGGGCCGTGGTTCCCGACAGATATCTCTACAAAAGCGCAAAATGGGTGGAAGGCCTGAAGGTAGTCTCTCGAGACGAACTGGGCTACTGGGAAAAACGCGGATACAGCAACTCGGCCGATCCGTGGAAAGAGGAGCGGTATTCCCGTTAA
- the rfbC gene encoding dTDP-4-dehydrorhamnose 3,5-epimerase: MEVYKTELSGLLILIPRVFQDERGFFLESYNAAHFRELGIDCEFVQDNHAYSRDVGVLRGFHFQTPPMAQAKLVWVTRGAVVDVVVDLRKGSPTYGRKEHVILSAANFKRMFIPKGFGHAYATIMPDTEFQYKVDAPYSPAHEGGLAWNDPDIGMDWEPALHGREPILSEKDRLLPELAGFSSPFTFED, encoded by the coding sequence ATGGAGGTTTACAAGACGGAGTTGTCCGGGCTGCTTATCCTGATTCCCCGGGTGTTTCAGGATGAGCGGGGTTTTTTCCTCGAAAGCTATAATGCCGCGCATTTCCGGGAACTCGGGATAGATTGCGAATTCGTCCAGGACAACCACGCCTATTCGAGGGACGTCGGCGTTCTGCGTGGTTTTCATTTTCAGACGCCGCCCATGGCCCAGGCCAAGCTGGTCTGGGTGACGCGCGGCGCGGTCGTGGACGTGGTGGTGGACTTGCGCAAGGGGTCGCCTACCTACGGACGGAAGGAGCACGTGATTCTGAGTGCTGCAAATTTCAAGCGTATGTTCATCCCCAAGGGATTCGGACACGCTTACGCGACCATCATGCCGGACACGGAGTTCCAGTATAAGGTGGATGCGCCGTATTCCCCCGCCCACGAGGGCGGGCTGGCCTGGAACGATCCGGACATAGGCATGGACTGGGAACCCGCCCTGCACGGCAGGGAGCCCATCCTTTCCGAAAAGGACCGACTGCTGCCGGAGTTGGCCGGATTCTCCTCCCCCTTTACTTTCGAGGACTGA
- the mazG gene encoding nucleoside triphosphate pyrophosphohydrolase: MSETKHDVPAKALRELLDVIDALIAPNGCPWDKEQTPLTLCDYLAEETFELIEGIRSGNPREAMEELGDVMFILLFMATLYERAGTHTLADSINYSAAKMIRRHPHVFGDKHFDNIGELWDNWEKTKREENKDTGRKRVFDSLPSGLPPLLKAYRINSKAARNRFTWESDRDVENHLRQEWDEWQEAMASGHAEDSEREFGDYLFTLVELGRRKGIKANAALDFANQKFLSRFAKMEELAEMRCLDLTCMSLDEMNGLWDEVKDWEES; encoded by the coding sequence ATGAGCGAAACGAAACACGACGTCCCCGCCAAGGCCCTGCGCGAACTGCTCGATGTCATCGACGCCCTCATAGCGCCCAACGGCTGCCCGTGGGACAAGGAGCAGACCCCGCTGACCCTGTGCGACTACCTGGCCGAAGAGACCTTCGAACTCATCGAGGGCATCAGGTCCGGCAATCCCCGGGAAGCAATGGAGGAGCTGGGCGACGTCATGTTCATTCTCCTGTTCATGGCCACCCTGTATGAACGCGCGGGAACCCATACCCTGGCCGATTCCATCAACTACAGCGCGGCCAAGATGATTCGCCGCCACCCGCACGTGTTCGGCGACAAGCACTTCGACAACATCGGCGAGCTGTGGGACAACTGGGAAAAGACCAAACGCGAGGAGAACAAGGACACCGGCCGCAAACGGGTTTTCGACTCCCTGCCTTCGGGCCTCCCGCCATTGCTCAAGGCCTACCGCATCAACTCCAAGGCCGCCCGCAACAGGTTCACCTGGGAATCGGATCGGGACGTTGAGAACCATCTCAGACAGGAATGGGACGAGTGGCAGGAGGCCATGGCGTCAGGCCATGCCGAAGACTCGGAGCGGGAATTCGGCGACTACCTCTTCACCCTGGTGGAACTGGGACGGCGCAAGGGCATCAAGGCCAATGCGGCGCTCGACTTCGCGAACCAGAAATTCCTGTCCCGGTTCGCCAAGATGGAAGAGCTGGCGGAAATGCGCTGCCTCGACCTGACCTGCATGAGCCTCGACGAGATGAACGGCTTGTGGGACGAGGTCAAGGACTGGGAAGAATCCTAG
- a CDS encoding tetratricopeptide repeat protein: MFFDSGILREIVLEPGASYSREQYEKWLGLGTPSGHMERDGIRTTLYDGQGVKLVHESLSPDSLVASYVHYSADGWETEKQRAALEDRFHAAVDKGDCAEMRSAFTSGQKRFPNVAWFYADEISWTVKCDPDFRQKTNHLVSLSIKSAELNPTDDAYRFLAFVHVSITKDPAKALAAFNHLDLNEHPDIHAYLGGCYMELGNKAEARKHFQAYLKQFPNGELAATSRAALKKLK; this comes from the coding sequence GTGTTTTTCGATTCCGGCATCCTGCGGGAGATCGTTCTTGAGCCCGGGGCGAGTTATTCCAGGGAACAGTACGAAAAATGGCTGGGCCTGGGAACGCCGAGCGGTCACATGGAGCGGGACGGCATCCGGACGACCCTATACGACGGGCAAGGAGTCAAGCTCGTCCACGAGAGTTTGTCGCCCGACAGCCTTGTCGCGAGCTATGTTCACTACAGTGCCGATGGTTGGGAAACGGAAAAACAGCGGGCCGCATTGGAAGACCGGTTCCATGCGGCCGTGGACAAGGGGGATTGCGCGGAAATGCGGTCCGCCTTCACCTCGGGGCAGAAGCGGTTTCCGAACGTTGCCTGGTTTTACGCCGATGAGATATCGTGGACCGTGAAATGCGACCCGGATTTTCGGCAAAAGACAAACCATCTTGTTTCATTGTCGATCAAGTCGGCGGAATTGAACCCCACGGATGATGCGTATAGATTCCTCGCGTTTGTCCATGTCTCCATTACCAAAGATCCTGCCAAGGCGCTGGCCGCGTTTAATCATCTCGATTTGAACGAGCACCCGGATATACACGCCTACCTGGGCGGCTGTTATATGGAATTGGGAAACAAGGCCGAAGCCAGGAAGCATTTTCAAGCCTATTTGAAGCAGTTCCCGAATGGCGAACTCGCTGCCACCTCGCGCGCCGCCTTGAAAAAATTGAAGTAA
- a CDS encoding mannose-1-phosphate guanylyltransferase/mannose-6-phosphate isomerase: MNRNEQVGTPLAEDCHAIILAGGSGTRLWPLSRNLLPKQLLVLGGTSTLLQQTVGRVLEVFPPDHIWVVTNEEHVFEVRKQVMVLDQGLEGQVLSEPLGRNTLPAIMLGLDKVVEANPKALAAVFPSDHLIRNGKAWIGDLKRASELAARKRFVTFGVQPDKPETGYGYIALGEPLGDNAFAVDGFVEKPDFLTADRFLREGTHLWNSGMFLFSAKHFLTQVARCEPVLWSWWMSRDEVPLVQGYRDIPDISVDYGVVEKIDNITVVKAGFEWDDLGSWEAMYRLGDKDADGNVIQGDVLAMNCRNCLLISEGGKLAVSGLEDMIMVQTRDATLACPMDRVQSVRDVVAALKAQGSRLVESHPTVYRPWGNYTVLEEGPQYKIKRIQVSPGACLSSQMHHHRSEHWVVVDGTAEVEVNNQALILVENQSVDIPKASQHRLANPGKVPLNIIEIQSGPYLEEDDIVRFDDVYGRAQN, translated from the coding sequence ATGAATCGTAATGAACAGGTCGGGACGCCTTTGGCCGAGGATTGCCATGCCATCATTCTAGCGGGCGGGTCCGGTACCAGGCTTTGGCCGCTGTCCAGGAATTTGCTGCCCAAGCAGTTGCTCGTGCTGGGTGGGACTTCCACCTTGCTGCAACAGACCGTGGGGCGCGTGCTTGAAGTCTTTCCGCCCGATCACATATGGGTGGTGACCAATGAGGAGCATGTCTTCGAGGTGCGCAAACAGGTGATGGTCCTGGACCAGGGGCTGGAAGGGCAGGTTCTGTCCGAGCCGCTGGGGCGCAATACCCTGCCCGCCATCATGCTGGGCCTGGACAAGGTGGTGGAGGCCAATCCCAAGGCTTTGGCCGCCGTGTTCCCGTCCGATCATCTCATCCGCAACGGCAAGGCGTGGATCGGCGACCTCAAGCGCGCCTCCGAACTGGCCGCCCGGAAGCGGTTCGTGACCTTCGGCGTGCAGCCCGACAAGCCCGAGACCGGCTATGGGTATATCGCCCTCGGCGAGCCGTTGGGAGACAATGCCTTCGCCGTGGACGGCTTCGTGGAGAAACCCGATTTTCTTACCGCGGACCGATTCCTGCGCGAGGGCACCCATCTGTGGAACAGCGGCATGTTTCTTTTCTCCGCCAAGCATTTTCTGACCCAGGTGGCCCGCTGCGAGCCGGTCCTCTGGAGTTGGTGGATGTCCCGCGACGAGGTCCCGCTGGTGCAGGGATATCGCGATATACCGGATATTTCCGTGGATTACGGGGTGGTCGAGAAGATCGACAACATCACCGTGGTCAAGGCCGGGTTCGAATGGGACGACCTGGGCAGTTGGGAAGCCATGTACCGACTCGGCGACAAGGATGCGGACGGCAACGTGATCCAGGGCGACGTTCTGGCCATGAACTGCCGGAACTGCCTGCTCATCAGCGAAGGCGGCAAGTTGGCCGTATCCGGCCTTGAGGACATGATTATGGTTCAGACCAGGGATGCGACTCTGGCTTGTCCCATGGATCGCGTGCAGAGCGTGCGAGACGTTGTGGCCGCCCTCAAGGCGCAGGGCAGCCGGTTGGTGGAAAGCCACCCCACGGTGTATCGTCCGTGGGGCAACTATACCGTGCTGGAGGAGGGGCCGCAGTACAAGATCAAGCGTATTCAGGTCAGCCCCGGAGCGTGCCTGAGCTCCCAGATGCACCATCACCGCAGCGAACACTGGGTGGTGGTCGACGGCACGGCCGAGGTGGAAGTGAACAACCAGGCGCTGATCCTCGTGGAGAACCAGTCCGTGGACATTCCCAAGGCTTCCCAGCACCGGCTGGCCAACCCCGGCAAGGTCCCTTTGAATATCATAGAAATCCAGAGCGGACCGTATCTTGAAGAGGATGATATCGTTCGGTTCGACGATGTCTATGGCCGGGCGCAGAATTAG
- a CDS encoding acyltransferase, with translation MSNCVKNEREVNFDILRSLAIMAVIAIHSTYSGWQWYGDLGGSWNYYFTLIIKQFYCFAVPSFFFMSGYFFSSKMGNDWKKETEHIVKRMERILVPYLVWSVIVFFIVKGKKNIVIFLNDLLSGKVVGAYYYIIVLAIFTLLSPLLVRLKDKSYGLMLVLLINTINIVVVYFYRIKLGHNFNWWYAAFPFTTWISFYYFGILYRYGKVPRFILNIQPKKAMAIVLAMLFLSLFEAFALVSLWGQYSGAASSSKFSSFLYSFSIIIFFISIRKLDLWFPYILKVISSYSFGIYLIHEIIRGGLVRYVFGAALEDVQPVLQLLVFSSTLFLSILVICIAKEMIPNHICTKYLGF, from the coding sequence ATGTCAAATTGCGTAAAGAATGAGAGAGAAGTAAATTTCGATATATTACGTAGTCTAGCGATCATGGCTGTTATAGCTATTCACTCAACATACTCCGGGTGGCAATGGTATGGTGACTTGGGTGGTAGTTGGAATTATTATTTTACATTGATAATAAAGCAGTTTTATTGTTTCGCAGTTCCTTCGTTTTTCTTTATGTCGGGGTATTTCTTTTCTTCTAAAATGGGGAATGACTGGAAAAAGGAAACGGAGCACATCGTAAAGAGAATGGAGAGAATTCTGGTTCCATATCTAGTGTGGTCAGTTATCGTTTTTTTTATTGTGAAAGGTAAAAAAAATATTGTCATTTTTTTGAATGATCTTCTTTCAGGAAAGGTTGTTGGTGCATACTATTATATAATTGTTCTTGCTATATTTACTTTGTTGTCCCCTTTGCTGGTTAGGCTGAAAGACAAATCGTATGGTTTGATGCTTGTCCTTCTTATTAATACAATAAACATTGTTGTTGTCTATTTTTATCGAATCAAGCTCGGTCATAATTTCAATTGGTGGTATGCCGCTTTTCCTTTTACGACGTGGATATCATTTTACTATTTCGGTATTTTGTATAGATATGGTAAAGTGCCGCGTTTCATATTGAATATCCAGCCTAAAAAGGCGATGGCGATCGTGCTGGCAATGCTTTTTTTGTCCTTGTTCGAAGCTTTTGCTCTTGTCAGTTTGTGGGGACAATATTCTGGCGCTGCATCTTCTAGCAAGTTCTCTTCATTCCTTTATTCTTTTTCAATCATCATTTTCTTTATTTCGATTCGCAAACTGGATTTATGGTTCCCATATATATTGAAAGTAATCAGTAGTTATTCTTTCGGAATATACTTAATCCATGAAATAATCAGAGGTGGGTTGGTGCGTTATGTTTTTGGTGCCGCACTTGAGGATGTTCAACCTGTTTTGCAACTCTTGGTATTCTCTTCCACTTTATTTTTGAGCATTTTAGTAATTTGCATTGCTAAAGAAATGATTCCAAATCATATTTGTACAAAATACTTAGGTTTTTAA
- a CDS encoding TetR/AcrR family transcriptional regulator codes for MAKAQYDRDDILDRAVDLFWSNGFSGSSMQQVVEATGLKPGSIYFSFGNKEALFREAVEKYARDGMVRIRETLDNAPSVGEGLCRHLERFIQDASRDGYRSCFLVKTQLETAGLAEGLHQCAAAKLREIEALFQSYLEREYDEELSRDRAASIMLHIFGMRVYGYRRNAAERMRRALREGLPWLPWPDRP; via the coding sequence ATGGCTAAAGCGCAATACGACAGGGACGATATCCTCGACAGAGCGGTCGACCTCTTCTGGAGCAACGGCTTCAGCGGGTCGTCCATGCAGCAGGTCGTGGAGGCTACCGGGTTGAAACCCGGTTCCATCTATTTTTCTTTTGGCAACAAGGAAGCGCTGTTCAGGGAGGCCGTGGAGAAATACGCCCGGGACGGCATGGTCCGGATACGGGAGACCCTGGACAACGCCCCGAGCGTGGGGGAAGGGCTCTGTCGGCATCTGGAGCGATTCATCCAGGATGCCTCCCGAGACGGCTACCGCAGTTGCTTTCTCGTCAAAACGCAATTGGAGACGGCAGGGCTGGCCGAGGGCCTTCACCAATGCGCGGCCGCAAAGTTGCGGGAAATCGAGGCGCTTTTTCAGAGTTATCTCGAAAGAGAATACGACGAGGAATTGAGCCGCGACCGCGCCGCCAGCATCATGCTCCATATTTTCGGAATGCGTGTGTACGGGTATCGGCGAAACGCCGCGGAGCGTATGCGCAGGGCGTTGCGGGAAGGGCTGCCGTGGCTCCCGTGGCCCGACAGGCCGTGA
- a CDS encoding SulP family inorganic anion transporter — protein sequence MDLIPALWSSLREGYSINNLARDLGSGVTVGIVALPLAMAFAIASGATPEQGLFTSIVAGFIISAFGGSRFQIGGPTGAFVVIVASVIARHGYEGLVVTMLLAGVLLVLMGIFNFGKFLRFIPYPVVTGFTTGIALLIVTTQLKDFFGLGLASVPSGFLDRIAACANALPTFSGAALGVSLGTLAIMILVRQFVPRLPAHIVGIFFATLATWVLHLPIETIGSHFGGIPAEMPHLQYPAFSLESIRVLLPEALTIALLAGIESLLSAVVADGMTGKRHNPSMELVAQGFANIASAMFGGIPATGAIARTATNIRAGAYSPVSGIIHVITLVVFLMFCSKLLYHIPLASLAAILTFVAWDMSELHRFKRLLHAPKADSLVLLITFSLTVFVDLTVAVQVGVVLAALLFMKRMSEVGSVCEVPMEKETDTLPDSNYHDQIASYEVEGPFFFGMAQRFMDIMQFTRTPPKVLIIKLSHVNHIDATAIEALENVIHKAHRTGTTVVLADINEGVRRVLRAMGTKALVGPENVCADYPSALFRAKCLVEKLEQGEQPTATKPRPQTPRVSLPCP from the coding sequence GTGGATCTCATCCCCGCTCTGTGGTCTTCCCTTCGGGAAGGCTATTCCATCAACAATCTGGCCCGGGATTTGGGTTCCGGCGTAACAGTGGGCATCGTGGCCCTGCCGTTGGCCATGGCCTTCGCCATCGCTTCCGGAGCGACACCTGAACAGGGACTGTTCACCTCCATCGTCGCGGGCTTCATCATTTCCGCCTTTGGCGGCTCGCGTTTCCAGATCGGCGGCCCCACCGGCGCCTTCGTCGTCATCGTCGCGAGCGTCATCGCCCGGCACGGCTATGAAGGGCTGGTCGTGACCATGCTGCTGGCGGGCGTCCTGCTGGTGCTCATGGGCATTTTCAATTTCGGTAAATTCCTGCGGTTCATCCCCTATCCGGTCGTCACCGGCTTCACGACCGGCATTGCACTGCTCATCGTGACCACCCAGCTCAAGGACTTCTTCGGCCTCGGCCTAGCTTCCGTGCCGTCCGGATTCCTCGACAGGATCGCCGCTTGCGCCAACGCGCTTCCGACCTTCAGCGGCGCCGCCCTGGGAGTGAGTCTCGGCACCCTCGCGATCATGATTCTGGTGCGGCAGTTCGTCCCCAGACTCCCCGCCCACATCGTCGGCATCTTCTTCGCCACCCTCGCCACCTGGGTTCTGCATCTGCCCATCGAAACCATCGGCTCCCACTTCGGCGGCATCCCGGCGGAAATGCCCCATTTGCAGTATCCCGCGTTCAGCCTCGAATCCATCCGCGTACTGCTGCCGGAAGCCCTGACCATTGCGCTGCTGGCGGGCATCGAATCCCTGCTCAGCGCGGTCGTGGCGGACGGCATGACCGGAAAGCGGCACAACCCCTCGATGGAACTGGTTGCCCAGGGCTTCGCCAACATCGCCTCGGCAATGTTCGGCGGCATCCCCGCCACCGGGGCCATTGCCCGTACCGCCACCAACATCCGGGCGGGAGCCTATTCCCCGGTATCGGGCATCATACACGTCATCACTCTCGTGGTCTTCCTGATGTTCTGCTCCAAGCTGTTGTACCACATCCCGCTCGCGAGCCTGGCCGCCATCCTGACTTTCGTCGCCTGGGACATGAGCGAACTGCACCGCTTCAAGCGCCTGCTGCACGCTCCGAAGGCAGATTCACTGGTTCTGCTGATTACCTTCTCGTTGACGGTATTCGTAGACCTGACGGTCGCGGTGCAGGTGGGCGTGGTGCTCGCAGCCCTGCTGTTCATGAAGCGCATGAGCGAAGTAGGCAGCGTATGCGAAGTTCCCATGGAGAAGGAAACCGACACCCTTCCCGATTCCAACTACCATGACCAGATCGCAAGCTACGAAGTCGAAGGCCCGTTCTTCTTCGGCATGGCCCAGCGGTTCATGGACATCATGCAATTTACCCGCACGCCGCCCAAGGTGCTCATCATCAAACTGAGCCACGTCAACCACATCGACGCGACGGCCATCGAGGCGCTTGAAAACGTCATTCACAAGGCGCATCGGACCGGAACGACCGTAGTCCTCGCGGACATCAACGAAGGCGTCCGCCGCGTTCTCCGCGCCATGGGCACCAAAGCTCTCGTCGGCCCCGAAAACGTCTGTGCGGATTACCCGTCCGCGCTGTTCCGCGCCAAATGCCTCGTCGAGAAACTTGAACAAGGCGAACAACCGACGGCGACAAAACCTCGCCCCCAAACACCCAGAGTCTCCCTGCCCTGCCCCTAA
- a CDS encoding CvpA family protein has protein sequence MNFLDIILICIIALFILRGFFRGLVQEVLSLIAVVLAIYLASRFDDVLSPHLKLYIESDITVSALSYFLIFIGTLVVVWLLTKLIRSVLEISLLGWIDRTLGGVFGLLEGALICLVGLMFLQTFAPGSDILNESSIAPRAQHLVSKMSEYVDLPQALDSAKTALGIIDGDAAE, from the coding sequence ATGAATTTTCTGGATATCATTCTCATCTGCATAATCGCACTCTTCATCCTGCGCGGTTTCTTCCGCGGTCTGGTTCAGGAAGTCCTGTCCCTGATCGCCGTGGTCCTGGCCATCTATTTGGCCTCCAGATTCGATGACGTCCTGTCGCCGCATCTCAAGCTCTACATTGAAAGCGACATCACCGTCAGCGCCCTGTCCTATTTTCTCATTTTCATTGGGACGCTGGTGGTGGTCTGGCTGCTGACCAAGCTGATCCGCAGCGTGCTGGAGATATCCCTGCTCGGCTGGATCGACCGTACCCTCGGCGGCGTTTTTGGCCTGCTCGAAGGTGCGCTTATCTGCCTGGTCGGGCTGATGTTCCTGCAAACGTTCGCCCCCGGTTCCGACATCCTCAACGAGTCTTCCATCGCACCCAGGGCGCAGCACCTCGTCAGCAAAATGAGCGAATACGTCGACCTACCCCAGGCGCTGGACTCCGCCAAGACCGCGCTGGGCATCATTGACGGCGACGCCGCCGAGTAG
- a CDS encoding DsrE family protein — protein sequence MDKDTLNILWTNADPVTSEMMVLMYAKASAMRGWWKRVRVIVWGATAKLVAEDENIRALVREAQQEGVEFSACEACADRLGVKSRLQDLGMEVILWGYPLTELLRSRETLITV from the coding sequence ATGGACAAGGACACATTGAATATTCTGTGGACCAATGCCGACCCGGTGACATCGGAAATGATGGTTCTGATGTACGCCAAGGCGTCCGCAATGCGCGGATGGTGGAAGCGGGTCAGGGTCATCGTCTGGGGCGCGACCGCAAAGCTGGTCGCCGAGGACGAAAACATCCGGGCTTTGGTGCGCGAAGCCCAGCAGGAAGGAGTCGAATTCAGCGCATGTGAGGCGTGCGCCGACAGGCTCGGTGTCAAAAGCAGGCTCCAGGACCTCGGCATGGAGGTGATTTTATGGGGCTATCCGTTGACCGAACTCCTCCGCAGCCGGGAAACTCTCATCACTGTCTAG
- a CDS encoding cytochrome c3 family protein, giving the protein MEERKASKRCGGAFPFVIGFLATCVLGWAVIPGLFFVEEEQPIWFSHAVHVEGQGMDCESCHYFRDDGSYAGFPTNEVCAECHAVDPEEAMEAIAEEGIDPNDYDAIMKAGIGAIEDNLASSDEKMMQAEREYVVKYLIQGKEVPWLNYQYQPDNVYFSHAAHMNLSIEELASLKKELSDVVDPSVFEGEAPEQNCNLCHLKDIHLNDEPPAFERNVLSGYSKMTMKMWKCERCHALQGQPNACYTCHK; this is encoded by the coding sequence ATGGAGGAAAGAAAAGCATCGAAGCGGTGTGGAGGGGCTTTCCCCTTTGTCATCGGCTTCCTGGCTACCTGCGTCTTGGGCTGGGCCGTGATCCCCGGTCTGTTCTTCGTTGAAGAGGAACAGCCGATTTGGTTCAGCCACGCCGTGCACGTGGAAGGTCAGGGAATGGATTGCGAGAGCTGCCACTATTTCCGGGATGACGGCTCCTACGCCGGCTTCCCGACCAACGAAGTCTGCGCCGAATGTCACGCGGTCGATCCCGAAGAGGCCATGGAAGCCATCGCCGAGGAGGGCATCGACCCGAACGACTACGACGCCATCATGAAGGCCGGCATCGGGGCAATCGAGGACAATCTGGCTTCCTCGGACGAAAAGATGATGCAGGCCGAGCGCGAGTACGTGGTCAAGTATCTGATTCAGGGCAAGGAAGTGCCCTGGCTCAATTATCAGTACCAGCCGGACAACGTGTATTTCTCTCATGCTGCGCATATGAACCTCTCTATCGAGGAACTGGCGAGCCTGAAGAAAGAGCTGTCCGACGTGGTTGATCCCTCGGTCTTCGAGGGCGAGGCCCCCGAGCAGAACTGCAATCTCTGCCACCTGAAGGACATTCATCTGAATGATGAGCCGCCGGCATTCGAGCGCAACGTCCTGTCCGGTTACAGCAAGATGACCATGAAGATGTGGAAGTGCGAACGGTGTCATGCCCTGCAGGGCCAGCCCAACGCCTGCTACACCTGTCACAAGTAA
- a CDS encoding peroxiredoxin-like family protein, with amino-acid sequence MSLKEQLAEIKAQSGQRIPEDARKVMDAELERLIESGLANRAPKAGETLPAFTLPNQNGIPISLEDILKNGPAVIVFYRGGWCPYCNLELRAYQEALGEIKGRGATLAAISPEMPDSSISTAERNGLAFEVLSDPGSRYARDIGIAFSLSDELRAIYDKFGLELEKHNGPGRFTLPLPATFVVDSDGVIVYAFADADYTVRAEPAEVLDALDKLGR; translated from the coding sequence ATGTCGCTCAAGGAACAACTCGCGGAAATAAAGGCGCAAAGCGGGCAAAGGATTCCGGAAGACGCCCGAAAGGTCATGGATGCCGAGCTGGAGAGGCTCATCGAATCGGGATTGGCGAATCGCGCCCCGAAAGCCGGAGAAACACTGCCCGCCTTCACCCTTCCGAACCAGAACGGCATCCCCATCAGCCTTGAAGATATTCTTAAAAATGGCCCTGCGGTCATTGTCTTCTACCGGGGAGGCTGGTGCCCATACTGCAACCTCGAACTGCGCGCCTACCAGGAAGCGCTGGGCGAGATCAAAGGCCGGGGCGCGACACTGGCCGCCATCTCCCCCGAGATGCCCGACAGCTCCATCTCCACAGCCGAAAGAAACGGCCTGGCCTTCGAAGTCCTGTCCGATCCCGGGTCCCGCTATGCGCGTGACATAGGCATCGCCTTCAGCCTTTCCGACGAACTGCGCGCAATCTACGACAAATTCGGACTGGAACTTGAAAAGCACAACGGCCCGGGAAGGTTCACCCTGCCCCTGCCCGCCACGTTCGTGGTCGATTCAGACGGAGTCATCGTCTACGCGTTCGCCGATGCCGACTACACCGTACGCGCGGAACCCGCGGAAGTGCTGGACGCCCTGGACAAACTCGGCCGTTAG